The genomic segment aggcagcatctgtggagagaatgaatgggtgacgttttgggacgagacccttgttTGGtttagtccgcgctgaccagcgatcaccccgtacactagcactatcttacgcacattaggaacaatttaacaatttttcgGAGGccgagtacaatacaatacaacaatacaatacaatttattgtcatttgagcctcagtgaggctcaaacgaaattctgtttccacagccatacaaacaaagacaattcctagacatacacacaatttagttcacacaaacatccatcacagtggacccactgtgatggaaggcaaagtcttttctctcccctgttctccatgtctctcccgatgtcgaagccccaggcgggcgatgataagtcccacggccattttaggccgtgccgggcgatttacggccccgctcccagtctagaagtctcgaagttggagcccccggcgggcgctggcatgtcccacggccatgaagccgtgccgggcgatgtatgaccccgctccgggtcgttccaaccctgcgacacggggtggagaagtcgcgttgcgggagctccgggaagcggtctctctctccccccggacccgtgagctcccgatgtcccagtccaccggacctgcggctgcgttgctggagcctccgagccccaggagtcgagtcgcagcagcgagtcaccaccgctccccacgctccgaggccggccagccccacgatggtgagtagtccgcagctccgcagtctcccgagcccccgggtcgttcaggttggaggccgctccacggtgctaggccccaacgacaacggagacccgacagggaaaaggtcgggtctcccggacagggaagagattctaaacggtttccccctgcccccgccccccacatatacacatttaaaaccagtgttaaaaaacaccaaaaactacatttaactagacaaaaaataaaaaaaagacagacaggctgtaggggccgctgcaacgggtgagtcgcgccgccaatctacaaccctgaacgtctttgaaatgttggaggaaaccggagcacacaaagtaaaaccccacgcaggtcaaggggagaacgtgcaaactctgcacagacagcacccatagtcaggatcgtacccgggtctctggcggtgaggcagcaactgtaccgctgcatcactgtgccgcgcaTAATTATATAAGTTTCCTCCgtcataaacgcacccaatatgtgctagtaatgtcctgtttgccagcttggtgaccctctgtgttcccctcctgcagggtttaggagccgttgctgtggatggagagacAGGGACGCGAGCGGCCATTAAAggaggccagggtgccggtgagacctccccccccccacccccaatcatctgctcggtgtgcggctgagcttcgatggaggaccacgtgacggggcacaacaaggagaagctttatgagtgcgacgtgtgtggcaaggcctggcagagcccgagTCTCCTGGagatccaccagcgggtgcacacaggagaacgccccttcgactgctcggagtgcggcaagagcttctccCGCTATGAAAACCTGCAGCGGCACAAGAGCGTGCACTCTGgccagaggcccttcacctgctccgactgcggcaagagcttcaagatttTGAATAACCTGAAGAGACACCGACaactgcacacgggcgagaagccctatggctgctccacctgcggcaagagctttacccagttgtatgggctgcaggtgcaccagcgggtgcacagcagtgagctgcccttcacctgctctgactgcggaaaaggcttcaagtcgtcgccagacctgaaggtgcacaggctccTGCACACTGGGGCGTGGCCCTATACCTGCAGCgaatgtggcaagggcttcacccgcttcaGAAACCTGCTGGGGCATcaacgcacccacactggcgagcgtccctacacctgcacccagtgcggtaagggcttcacccagtccaccagcctgctgtcccaccagcgcacccacaccggggagcggccctacacctgcagcgactgcggcaagggcttcagccGCTCCGACACCCTGCTgtaccaccagcgcacccacaccggcgagcgcccctacacctgcgcccagtgcggcaagggcttctctaagtccagtcacctgctgtcccaccagcacacccacaccggcgagcgcccccacacctgcgcccagtgcggcaagggcttcacccgctctactggcctgctgtcccaccagcgcacccacaccggcgagcgtccctacacctgcgcccagtgcggcaagggcttcactcagtccagcagcctgctggagcaccagcgcacccacacccgcGAGCGCCCCTTTACCTGcgtccagtgtggcaagggcttcactcgctcctccaagctgctgtcccaccagcgggtgcacgccggcgaccgtcccgtccccagcccggtgtgtggagagcgctttgccatggcctcccgcaccctgtctcaccagcgcgtgcacaccagtggccagccctacgactgcccgtactgcggtgaggagtttgacagctcgtgggggttgcggcagcaccggaggACCCACGCCGgcaagcagctgctcccactgtgacaagagagcacgggggctgcaggagcaccagcggttacacaccggagagagaccctttgtgtgcgctgaatgtggcaagggcttcacccggcttgaccacctgctggagcaccggcgagtccacaccggccagcgccccttcacctgcccactctgcagcaaggcctttgcccactcctccagcctgctggcacaccaccATGTGGATAAGTGCTGtttaggtagatacaaaatgctggaaggtatgggtaatgtttcagggtcaagacccatcttcagtgccgacccgaaacatcacccattccttgtctccagagatgttgcctgtcccgctgagttactccagcactctgaaatgtcacctatacatgttctccagaggtgctgcctgacccgttgagttacttcagcactttgtgttagtcatagagtgatacagtgtggaaccaggcccttcggcccaacttgcccacaccaaccaacatgtcccagctacactagtcccacctgcctgtgtttggtccatatccctccaaacttgtcctatccatgtaactgtctaactctttcttgggatagccacagcctcaactacctagtCTGACaatttgttccatactcccaccaccatctgtgtgaaaacgttacccctcagtttccttttaaatcttttccccttcaccttgaacccgtgacctctggtcctcaattcctccactctgggcaagagattctgtgcatctaactaaattgtattttttgaagaggttactagggaaattgacgagggtaaagcagtggatgttgtctatatggactttagtaaggcccttgacaaggttcctcatggaaggttggttaagaaggttcaactgttgggtataaatgcaggagtagcaagatggatagggggtgttgtggataatgaagaggtctacaaagtctacagagtgatttaggccatttggaagaatgggctgaaagatggcagatggagtttaatgctgataaatgtgaggtgctacaccttggcaggacaaatcaaaataggacgtacatggtaaatggtagggaattgaagaatgcagttgaacagagggatctgggaataaccgtgcataggtccttgaaggtggaatctcatatagatagggtggtaaagaaagcttttggtatgctagcctttataaatcagagcattgagtatagaagctgggatgtaatgttaaaattgtacaaggcattggtgagaccaaatctggactatggtgtacaattttggtcgcccaattataggaaggatgtcaacaaaatagagagagtacagaggagacttactagaatgttgcctgggtttcaacaactaagttacagagaaaggttgaataacatataacatataacaattacagcacggaaacaggccatctcggccctacaagtccgtgccgaacaacttttttcccttagtcccacctgcctgcactcataccataaccctccattcccttctcatccatatgcctatctaatttatttttaaatgataccaacgaacctgccgccaccacttccactggaagctcattccacaccgctaccactctctgagtaaagaagttctccctcatgttacccctaaacttctgtcccttaattctgaagtcatgtcctcttgtttgaatcttccctattctcaaagggaaaagcttgatcacatcaactctgtctatccctctcatcattttaaagacctctatcaagtccccccttaaccttctgcgctccagagaataaagacctaacttattcaacctatctctgtaacttagttgttgaaacccaggcaacattctagtaaatctcctctgtactctctctattttgttgacatccttcctataattgggcgaccaaaattgtacaccatactccagatttggtctcaccaatgccttgtacaattttaacattacatcccagcttctatactcaatgctctgatttataaaggctagcataccaaaagctttctttaccaccctatctatatgagattccaccttcaaggaactatgcacggttattcccagatccctctgttcaactgtattcttcaattccttaccatttatcatgtacgtcctattttgatttgtcctgccaaggtgtaacacctcacatttatcagcattaaactccacctgccatctttcagcccatttttccaaatggcctaaatcgctctgtagactttggaaatcctcttcattatccacaacaccccctatcttggtatcatctgcatacttactaatccaatttaccaccccttcatccagatcattgatgtacatgacaaacaacaaaggacccaacacagatccctgaggcaccccactagtcacctgcctccaacccgacaaacagccatccaccattaccctctggcttctcccattcagccactgctgaatccatcttgttattcctgcatttatacccaacagtttaaccttcttaaccaaccttccatgaggaaccttgtcaaaggccttactaaagtccatatagacaacatccactgctttaccctcgtcaatttccctagtaacctcttcaaaaaattcaagaagattagtcaagcatgaccttccaggcacaaatccatgttgactgttcctaatcagaccctgtttatccagatgcttatatatattatctctaagtatcttttccattaatttgcccaccactgaagtcaaactaacaggtctataattgctaggtttactcttagaaccctttttaaacaatggaacaacatgcgcagtacgccaatcctcggggactattcctgtttctatgacatttgaaatatttttttcatagccccggctatttctacactaacttccctcaatgtcctagggaatatcctgtcaggacctggagacttatccacttttatatttttcaaaagtgtcagtacttcttttacttataagttaggtctttattctctggagcgcagaaggttaaggggggacttgatagaggtctttaaaatgatgagagggatagacagagttgatgtggacaagcttttccctttgagaatagggaagattcaaacaagaggacaagagttcagaattaagagacagaagtttaggggtaacatgagggggaacttctttactcagagagtggtagcggtgtggaatgagcttccagtggaagtggtggaggcaggttcgttggtatcatttaaaaataaattggataggcatatggatgagaagggaatggagggttatggtatgagtgcaggcaggtgggactaagggaaaataattgttcggcacggacttgtagggccgagatggcctgtttccgtgctgtaattgttatatggttatggttataaatgtgaggttatccactttggtagcagaaacaggaaggcagattattatctaaatggtgtcaagttgggaaatgtggaagtacaacaggatctgggggcccttgttcatcagtgactgaaagtaagcatgtaggtacagcaggcagtgaagaaagctaatggcatgttggtcttcataacaagagcagttgagtttaggagcaaagagatccttctgcagttgtataggatcctagtgagaccacacctggagtattgtgtacagtttgggtcccttgatttgaggaaggacattcttgctattgagggagtgcagcgtaggtttacaaggttaattcctgggatggggaagtcatatgctgagagaatggagcggctgggcttgtgcaccctgcagtttagaaggatgagagggtatcacattgaaacatataggattattaagggtttagacacgctagaggcaggaaacatggtcccgatgttgggggagtccagaaccaggggccacagtttaagaataaggaggaagccatttagaacgaagatgaggaaacactttttgtgagttgtgagtctgtggaattctctgcctcagagggcggtgaaggccggttctctggatactttcaagaagagctagataggggtcttaaagatagcggagtcaggcgatatggagataaggcaggaatggggtactgattgtggatgatcagccatgatcacatt from the Amblyraja radiata isolate CabotCenter1 chromosome 16, sAmbRad1.1.pri, whole genome shotgun sequence genome contains:
- the LOC116981706 gene encoding zinc finger protein 271-like; amino-acid sequence: MRCQSPGSFVIALLRRALCACASRRRGDGLTAARAATGHLTLQPALVDKRFASQWCAKISAIRSLVVRECCDEQAWQSPSLLEIHQRVHTGERPFDCSECGKSFSRYENLQRHKSVHSGQRPFTCSDCGKSFKILNNLKRHRQLHTGEKPYGCSTCGKSFTQLYGLQVHQRVHSSELPFTCSDCGKGFKSSPDLKVHRLLHTGAWPYTCSECGKGFTRFRNLLGHQRTHTGERPYTCTQCGKGFTQSTSLLSHQRTHTGERPYTCSDCGKGFSRSDTLLYHQRTHTGERPYTCAQCGKGFSKSSHLLSHQHTHTGERPHTCAQCGKGFTRSTGLLSHQRTHTGERPYTCAQCGKGFTQSSSLLEHQRTHTRERPFTCVQCGKGFTRSSKLLSHQRVHAGDRPVPSPVCGERFAMASRTLSHQRVHTSGQPYDCPYCGEEFDRLHTGERPFVCAECGKGFTRLDHLLEHRRVHTGQRPFTCPLCSKAFAHSSSLLIHQRVHTGERPFNCSECGKGFKSLPELKRHRRLHTGERPYTCNDCGKGFIRSSCLLVHQRTHTGERPYTCAQCGKGFTQSSSLLVHLRTHTGERPYFCAQCGKGFTQSDSLVKHQRTHTGERPYTCAQCGKGFTQSSHLLEHQRTHTVERPYNCAQCGKSFTQSSSLLVHQRTHTGERPFTCAKCGKGFTKSNNLLVHQRTHTGERPYTCAQCGRGFTRSTRLLSHQRVHASDYPFPSPVCALCPGLPSPVSPHQRLHTGERPFVCAECGKGFTRMSSLWQHQRTHSGGRSFPCPRREESFYSSLGDNN